In Waddliaceae bacterium, the genomic stretch AGCCCCTGCCGGCGAACCTACCGTTATCTTCATCGTAGGCGTCAATGGTAGCGGCAAAACCACAGCATCAGCAAAACTCGCACACGCTCTTTCTGATATGGGGAAAAGCGTAATGTTCGCTGCTGCCGACACATTCCGTGCCGCTGCTACAGAACAGCTATCGCTTTGGGCCGAACGTTTAGGCATCGATATCGTAAAGGGTAAGTACAAAAGCGACCCTGCTGCCGTCGTCTATGACGCCGTCGCCGCGGCAAAAGCCCGCAATGTCGACGTTATAATAATCGATACCGCCGGAAGGCTACAAGCCAAGACACACCTGATGCACGAGCTAGAAAAGATGCGGCGTTCTTGTGAAAAAGTCCTTCCTGGCGCTCCTCATGAGACGCTCCTCATCCTAGACGCTACGATAGGACAGAATGCCATCGACCAAGCTCTTGTCTTTAATGATTTCACTCCGCTTACTGGCGTCGTCCTAACAAAGCTCGACGGCACGGCAAAGGGTGGTATCGTCGTCGCCGTACAACAGAAGCTTGGCATTCCAGTGAAATTCATCGGCATCGGCGAGTCTCTCGAAGACCTAGAACCCTTCGATGCTAAGACTTTCACTCAAGCACTCTTTGAAGAATAAGACCAATTCTCGGTGAAAACTTCTACACAAAAAGATGAGGATGAATTTGTGAGCTTTTTATCGAGAATTGGTATAAATATTATCGTCGTCCTGCGGAGAAGATTCGTAGTATATACCAGAAGATCATGATGACGTTGATATACATCTTTAAAGCCATGATTAGCGAGAGCTTTCCAGCAAGCTCAGAATGTCCTACCGTCTGGCTACTCATTCTACGTATCTGTTGTGCATCGTATGCTGTGAGGCCTATGAAGATTATAAGGCCGAGGTAACATATTATGAGGTCAAACATGGTTAATGTTACGAAGAAAGACATAACGATATACAAGAAAGTTACCGCTATAAGTCCCATTAGTGCAATACGTAGGATCTTCCCTATGCCTGTCAGGTCTGTCTTAGTTACAATTCCGTAGCACATCGCTATACCAAAGATTGTCCCTGCCGTTCCGAAGGCGAGCCATATCATCTGCCCACCGTATGCTGCTGCGTATATCGGCAATATTATCCCAAAAAGCATCCCTTGCAGGGCGCTGTAAGCGGTGAATAGTACGGCGAGAGCAGGAAATGGAAGGCGCTGTACCATAAACCCCATCGCCATAGCGATGCCGAAGGTTCCGAATGTCGCTACCCACCAGAATGGCATGAGAGCAGCATATGTTCCGGAATTATATATCCATAATGCAACAGCTGCCGTTATCAGCAGGCCCATCGTCATCCAACCATACACTCGTGTCGCGAAACTGCTAACCGTCGCTTCTGAAACCTGAGTTCTTTCGCCACTCCAATAATCTCTGTCGTGCAATGCCATAATGCTTCTCCTAATATTCTGGTATAAAATGTTACGCTATATGATATCGTTTTTGTGTCTTGTAAGACAAGTGTTATCACACAAAATACGCTATCTGTATCGCCACTGCCATGACAGCAACCACTGCTATCGCTATAAGGGCAGCCCGCCCTCCTGGAAATGTATATGATGTTGTATCGTTCATACGATATCTTCGCACCCATGTTATCATTACGGGAAGAAGCCCTAAAAGCAATGCTGACCCTAGCCCTCCGCCGAGGCGCAGTGCCACCAAGAAGATATGTGGGTATGTCATCGTTATTATTAATGGAGGAACGAAAGCCAGCGCGCTCAAAAGAATTTTTCCTTTAAAGCTCTTCTTTATTGTAAGACCATCGGCGAGGAAGTCTATAACGCCAAGGCTCACGCCGAAGAAAGAGCTAAGCAATGCACAGAAAGCGAAAATTATATGTATAACATTGATGTTGGTGTCACCAATAACATTTTTCAGGGGCTGTAAGACGTTACCTCCTGCCTCCATCATAGACCTCATTCCTTCCGGTCCTTCGAGAGGCACTATTCCAAGGACAAGCCATTCCCATATAGCATATATCACGAAAGGTATCGTCGCCCCTATTATTATAGCGCGGCGTATTTTTTTTACGTCGTGGTCCATATATGATATAAGTGTAGGAACGACTCCTTGAAATCCGAAAGACGTCAAGACGACAGGCATAGCTACTAGCGATGCCGACCAGTTGATATTCGTAAGGTTTGCGGTGTCAACATATCGCCATCCCAAGGCAACGAAGGCGAAGTATGTCACGACGAGTGTCGTCATCACCATGATGTTTATGCGTCCTACTACTCGCGCACCGAAATATACTATCATACCAAAGACTGTAACGAAAAGCAGCGGTCCAAAAACACTTATCGCTCCTCCAGCGAAGACATCGAGGATAAAACTCCCTCCTCCGGAGATGTATGCTATATTGAGGGAATAAAAAAGAAAGAGATAAAGCGTCCAGCTTATCACCTTGCCTGTGGTTCCGAGGGTATCCCCTGCCATAGAAATTATGTTGCTGCCTTTTTTCATTCCCATAGCGATTTCGAGGATGAGAAGCCCTGTTGCCACCATCGACGCCCAGCATACAGCGAAGATTGCCAGCGCTGGAAAGAATCCTCCGTAGCTTGTGACGAGAGGAAGTGCCAGCATCCCTGCACCTATCGACGTCCCTGCTATCAGCAGCGACCCGCTTATTACACTACCTTTTTGTAGACAACAATATTTTTTAATAAAATTTTTCATCGCTATTATTCTTTTGGTTTGGTTGGTTGCAAAGTCGGCAAATATAAAACACCTGTTTCTGCTCCCTTATCTATTTTTGGTAAATCAGATAAACTAGACCTGGCAGAAAAATCGGAAAAAGCGCTTACACGGTATTCTGTTCTATCAGAGCACGTTCTACGATGTCCTTTATTACTAGACCTTTGTTTATCAAGCTCCTTAGTACTCATTGGTCTTGGTCCAGGGCTAGAGAATCCCCTATCCCTAACTTCATAACTCATAGCCATTATAGCAGGCGTTGTTTGAGAAGAGCTTGATAGAGTAGTCCCCACGGGTGGTGGTGGTTTTATTTTTCTTGGCTTTGGTGTCACTACACAACCTGGAGTAAGAGACCGTCTTCTCACTTGTCTCGCTTTTATCCTTTTTGTCGTTGAAGGTTTGCCCATGCGATCTATAAAATTGACAATAGCTCCTTCTATCCTATCTTTAAAGCTTTCTTTTGGTTCTTGTAGAAACTCATGTGGCGACTCTTGACGTTTTTCCTCTGACTTTATAACTATACCCTCTGTTTCCTCACCAATATGCTCTTGCAAAAGCCGTTGTCTTACCAACTCTCTATAAACTTTTAATGCCGCATCAGAATCCATTAAATCCAAACCATCTTCCATTAGTTTATTAATAATTCCATCTATCTGCAAAGGCGAGCTACCTAACATCTTTGATGTTAATTTTTTATTAGGAATCTCTAACAGCTCTTTCATTTCAACATATTTTTTATCAAGTTCTGCGAAAGCTTCTGTTTTTATTGTTTCTATAATCTCCTTCTGCGCATCCTGATCGTCACAAGGTTTTTTAACCTGTTCAGCAAAGAGCTCTTCAACTTTTCTGTATCTATCTACAAGCTGGAGAAATTGAAAATAAAATATTTTTCCTACAACAGTAATTTCTTTTAACTCATCGTCAATCTCACAAAAAAAACTCTTCCTTTCTGCTGGAATACACCCTTTCCAAACAGCATCAATAAAGTCTATTTGTTCTATCCTTTTCTTTTGTGCAGCAAACTCTTCCTTGTCTTCATCGGTTTTCACTCTAAGAGAAGGGAAATTTGGTGAATATTTTGCTACTTTCTTCATTATCATTGAGAAGATCTTTTCTTCATCAGAAAGTTTCTTAATATCTTCTTCCAAATTTTGTTGAGCCAGGTCATATCCTTCCGTCTTTATATACCTAGGGTCTCCTACAGGCTGTTCTATTTTTGTGGGGAACGTTAGCGCTTTAGAGCAAAAGTCTATTGCCGTTAACAATGTAAGTGATGCAGACATAATACAACATATATATAATTTTATAAAATGTTCATTATTATAGCATTGCGCTATTTTTCTCGACAGCGAAAAGTTATTATTCTACTGTAACAGATTTTGCGAGGTTTCGTGGCTGATCTATTTCTGTACCTCTTTCGTATGCGATATAATATGCTAACAGCTGCGCTGCTACTGATGATGGTATTGGTGCAAGCTCGTCACAAATTTTCGGCACCCATATAATATCATCGGCGATTTTTGCTGCTTTGCCCATCCCTTTCGATGCTATTGCTATGACGCGGCCATTACGGGCTTTTACTTCCATGACATTGCTAAGCATTTTCTCGTATGTATGTTTATTTGCGAAGAACGCCACTATAGGGCTCTTCTTGTTGATCAATGCTATGGGGCCGTGTTTCATCTCTCCTGCTGGGTATGCATTCGCGTTGATATACGATATTTCTTTGAGTTTAAGTGCTCCTTCTAGGCTTGATGGGAACATATACCTTCTTCCTATGAAGAAGAAGTTGTCGTATTTTGCATATTTTTTTGCTATCTTTTTTATATCTTTAGCATTGGCAAGAACGTTTTCTACTATTACCGGAAGCTTCATAAGCTCGTGGATAAATTCTTTTCCTTCTTTTTTACTTATCGCCTTCCTCATCCGCGCCATACTTAGAGCGAAGAGTGCTAATACGACAAGCTGGCTTGTGAATGCTTTCGTCGAGGCGACGCCTATCTCCGTTCCGGCGCGTAGGAACAGGCAGCTGTCGGCTTCGCGTGCTATCGTCGATCCATGGACGTTGCAGATCCCCAAAATTTTAGCACCTTTAGCGCGGCATTCTTTCATGGCGGCGATGGTATCTGCCGTCTCTCCCGACTGGCTTATTGCTATGACGAGGGTATTGTCGTAAAGGATCGGGTTTTTATATCGGAACTCCGAAGATATCTCTACCTGCACAGGTATCCGTGCTTTGTCTTCGATGATATATCCTCCTATGATCCCTGCATGCCACGATGTCCCGCATGCTAGTATAACGATACGTTCCACTTCGAGGAGTTCTTCTTCGGAGAAGGTCATATCTTCGAGGACAACGGTGCCATCTTTTTCTATGAAACGTGATAGCAGGGCATTGCGTATCGTCTGTGGCTGTTCGTATATTTCTTTTAGCATGAAGTGTTCATATCCGTCTTTGCTCACTTCGCCTTGTGTCATTGTAAGGGTTTCAGTTTTCTTCTTCACCGGTTCTTTCGCATGGTCATAGATTTTTATTCCCTTGGCTTTTACTACGGCGACTTCATCGTCTTTTATGAAGACGACTTTTTTTGTATGTGCTACGAAGGAGTTTGTATCCGAGGAAATGAATGTCTCGCCATCGCCAATACCTATAGCCAATGGATTTTCTCGTGCTGCTACGACGATCTCTTCGGGATGATTTTTATGGACGAGTGCTATTGCAAAAGACCCCTCCATTAGTGGCAGTGCTTTCTGTACGGCGGCGAGGATATCGCCGTCGTAGATATCGCTGATAAGATGTGCTATGACTTCGGTGTCGGTCTCTGAAACAAAGGTCACCCCTTTTTCTTCGAGCATAGTACGTAGTGTGTCGTGATTTTCTATTATGCCGTTGTGGACGACTGCTAGAGTTTTATTGCTGTCGAGGTGTGGGTGTGCATTTTTTTCTGTTGCTTTTCCGTGTGTTGCCCATCGTGTATGTGCTATAGCGACGTTTAGGTTATACCCTTTCTTTTTCACCGCCTTCTCCATTACGGCGATCTTCCCTGCTTTTTTACAATATACTATCTCGCCATCTTGTATCCCTGCTATCCCCGAAGAGTCATATCCGCGATATTCCAGCCTCTTAAGCCCTGCTATCGCCACCTTTGCCGCATCTTTATGGCCTATATATCCGAAAATCCCACACATATCGCTATTTCCCTATCAATTTCGTTATTACACCTTTTAATTCTTCAGCTATTCTCGTTATCATTGTTTCATCTTCGCCTTCGACCATCACGCGGCATATTTTCTCTGTCCCGGAATATCTTACCAACACCCTTCCTGTATCTTTTAGTTCTTTTTCTGCTGAGGCGATAGCATCGCCGATATCTGGCATCTCTTCTATCGGAGGTTTTTTTGTCACTGCAACATTTATTAGCACCTGTGGATATGGCGTATATATCGATGCTAGCTCAGAGAGTTTTTTTCCTGTCTCTACCATTATCCGTAGCACCTGTAATGCCGATGCTATCCCATCGCCTGTAGTGTTGTAGTCCATGAAGATGATATGTCCGCTCTGCTCGCCGCCGAGGTTAGCGCCATGTTTCTTCATCTCCTTGATGACATATCTGTCTCCTACTGGCGCGATGACAACTTTGATGCCGAGCTCTTCCATACACTTAATAAAGCCATAGTTACTCATAACAGTGCCGACGACGGTATTATTAGAGAGCTTCCCCCTCTTCATCATATCGCTGGCACATATTGCTAGGATAGCATCGCCATCGACAACGTTGCCTTTTTCGTCGGACATAATAACTCTGTCGGCATCACCATCGAAGGCAATACCAACGTCGCAGCTTCCAGCAATTACGCCTTCTTGTATAATGTCGGGATGTAGGGATCCATAGCCATCGTTGATGTTAAGGCCATTGGGTTTGTCACCGTATACGACAACATTGGCGTCGAGTTCTCGTAATATCGTCGGCGCTACTTTGTATGAAGCACCATTGGCACAATCGACAACGATTTTAAGGCCATTGAAAAGCATCTTCCTCGGCAGTGTCGCTTTGATATATTCTATATACCTGCCGTCGGCATCGTCGACTTTAAAGTTCTTGCCTATCTTGTCGGTGGAAGGACAGTCGCCGGAAAAGTCATTGGTCATAACGAGGTCGGTGATCTCCTTTTCGACAGAGTTTGGAAGTTTAAAGCCATCGTGGGAGAAGAATTTTATGCCGTTGTCACGGTATGGGTTATGTGATGCCGAGATCATGATACCAGCATCGGCGCGATATGCTCGCGTTATAAAAGCAACGCCAGGAGTAGGAAGAGGCCCTACCATAAGAGTATTAACTCCCATAGAACAAAGCCCTGCGATAAGAGCGTTCTCAAACATATAACATGACAAACGCGTGTCTTTGCCAACGACAACACGGTGAATGCCATCATGGCGTCGGAAAATTTTCCCAGCGGCGCGTCCCAATGACAAAGCGATTTCCACAGTCATAGGATATTCGTTAGCTTTTCCGCGGACACCGTCGGTGCCAAATAATGCTTTTTCTACCATAAAAAAACCGCTTTTTAATAAATTATATCTTTATAGATTACCATAGGAAACGCCTCTTTTTCAATGTTAAAACCCGAGTTGTGTCCTAAACTTTTTCTTCAGCTTACTCTGATGAGGCATATTTTTCAATTTTTTTCGAAGGTAAACTCTTTTGAGTTTACCGAGGAAAAAAGTGGAAAAGATGCCCATCATAGTAAGAATGAAGAAGAATTTTCTAGAAGAACATATATACTTTTTGAGATAACATTCCATTTGCTTACCAAATCTAAAATAATACCCCTTATTGCGACCTAATCTTTGGCTTAAAAATACTGTTTAAAAACCGTCCTGCTCTCACATAGCGTACTGTAACGAGCACTATTTCCCAAAATTCTCCTTGCTAAACTAAAAAGTTTAGCTGCGAAGCATTTTGAAAAATCCTGATCATTACAGCGCGCTCTGAGAGAGGTTTAGGACACAACTCAGGTTTAAAGATTTTTTTGTCTTGTATGCCCGTAACGCTTTCGCTATTAGACTTTTAGCATGCTGGCCGTCAATGATCTCTTGTCATTAATTATCTCTTTAGTATAAACTACGGTCTAACAAATCCATATATGGAGTTTTTTACATCCGTGAAGCCGACATTTTACAAGAGCGGTGAACATCATATTGACAGTAGTCGCATTGATTCAGACGCTCTTTATGTTCTTAATGTTCTTCATAACGCTGGGCATACCGCCTACCTTGTTGGCGGTGGTGTTCGCGATCTTCTTTCTGGTATAAAGCCAAAAGATTTTGATATCTCAACGTCTGCTACTCCTCAAGAGATAAAAGATATCTTCAGAAGAAAATGCCTTCTTATTGGCAGGCGCTTTCGTCTTGCCCATATACGTTTTGGTGCTTCTAAGTTCATCGAAGTTGCAACCTTCCGTTCTGGTTCGCATCTTGGCACCGACAAGCTCATCGTCCGCGATAACGAGTGGGGCACTGAAGAAGAGGACGTTTTACGTCGCGATTTTACTATAAACGGTCTTTTCTATGACCCTCATGATGATACTCTAATCGACTATGTCGGTGGTTGTGAAGACATCACCAAGAAGGTCTTGCGTTCTATCGGAGACCCTGTGATACGTTTCAAGCAAGACCCTGTCCGTATGATACGTCTTCTCAAGTTCCAGTCGCGCTTTGGTTATGCTATCGACGCCGAAGCTTCTGAAGCGTTAGAATGTTGTCGTGACGAGATAACGAAGAGCTCTCAGGCGCGGCTTTTAGAAGAATTTTATAAAATGCTAGAGTCTGGGTCTTCTGCGTCATTTTTCCGTCTTATGTTCGACGCTGGCTTTCTTGACATCCTTCTTCCTGCCATAGCAAAGAACATTCGTAGCGACGCGTCTGGGTCGTTATTCTCTTACCTCGAAGCTGCCGACGCCCTCGTAACGCAATCGCAAGGCCCTTGTCCCGATCGTGCTATTTTGGCATCGTGTATTTTCTTTCCTCTCGTCAATACCGCGATATCATCATCTTCAGATGTCAGCACCCTTTCTTTTGGAGACATCATGGAGATAACTAGAGATGTCATCGGAAACGTTTCTGCGACATCGTTTTTCAATTTCCCACGTCGTTTGCTTCATATGGCGTCTTTCATCATACACACGCAATATCGTTTTACCCCTATTTCCGATGTGCATTTCCGATATTCTCGTCTTCTTCGCCATGAAGAGTTCCACCTTGCCCTTGTATTCTTAAAACTCAGGACTCTCATCGACGGTGACATCATAAAAGCCTATTCTTTATGGCAGCGCCGCTGGGACAATACCGATAAAAGCCATATTCCTGTTAAAAAGACGTCTACACAGCGTCCTCGACGACGCAGGAGGCCACGATGAATGCAGGCATCAGGGAATTATTATATCCTTTTGGCTTTATGGCGTCGTTTTTTTTCGCCTTACGTTTTTTTGTTCAATGGTTTCTCAGTGAGAAGAAAGGCAAAAGCCACGTAACGGAAATTTTCTGGAAACTCTCCATCATCGGCAGTTCTATCTTCATGCTCCACGGTTTCATCCAGGTACAGGCTCACCTGTCATTAATCCAGGCGTGCAATATTGTCATATCTTGGAGAAACCTAAACATCATGTCCGACAAAAAAGAACCTTCTCCGCTATCGAAGGTTTTTGTCATCTTTGGCATCGCCATTACTGCTGTAATCGCTGTATTTATCGCTCAAGGACTTTTCAGTGGCGGCGGCATCTCCTGGATTCGTCGACCTCAAACACCGTGGAATTACGGTAGCGATGTAAATCTTATTTGGCATGTTATCGGTTCTTGCGGTATGGCTATATTCGCCAGCAGGTTCTGGATACAGTGGTGGAATGCCGAACGCGCCAATAAGAGTGCTCTAAACATCTCGTTCTGGTATCTAAGCCTCTCTGGCGCTGTCCTCGCCGTAGCATATTTCGTCGCCCTTGGTGATATCATCAACATCTTGGGGTACAGTATCGGCATTGCGCCATACCTAAGAAACCTCATCCTTTTAAAAAAAGAAAAAGCAGGTATCGGCTATGTCAACGAATAACGACACGTCTCGTAGTATCTTCTTATTCGCCGGGGAGCCTAGCGGTGACATCCTCGGAAGCGAGCTTCTTAAGAAACTTCTCAAAGACAACGAGCACCTTATCATCGAAGGTGTCGGAGGCCCTAAGATGCGCACCAACGGCATGGAAAGCATCGTTCCTATGGAGAAATTCCTCGTCATGGGTTTTTCTGCGATAATAAAAGCCTTTCCTCGTCTTCGTAAGCTCTTCTATTATCTCGTCGATACCATCATCGCCAAACACTATGACGCCGTCGTTCTCATCGACTATCCAGGTTTCAACCTCCGCCTTGCCAAAGCTCTTAAGAAGAAAGGCTACGAAGGCAAGATCGTCCATTACGTTGCTCCTTCTGTATGGGCATGGAAGAAGGGACGCATACAGCATATGGAAAAAACCTTAGACCTTCTTATTACAACGTTTCCCTTCGAGGCGAAGCACTTCGCCGACACCTCTTTAACGGTACGGTATGCCGGGCACCCTCTCCTTGAGAAGATAGCAAAACATCGTTACTATGAAAACTGGAAAGATCACTGTTCAATCCCTGACGGCGATGATATCGTCGCTATTTTTCCGGGAAGCAGAAACAGTGAGATCACCAACAACCTCGATATCATTCTCGGCGCTGCTGAGATTTTCCACAAAAAGCACCCTTCCGCTGTCTTCGCTGTCTCTGCTGCCAATGACGCCATCGCAACACGCATCAAAGAACACATCTCACGCTATTCTTTATTCTCAGGAAGAAAACTTTTCATTGTTCCTCATACATACACTTACGAACTTATGAAGGAAAGTCGCTATGCTATGGCGACATCAGGGACAGTAACCTTGGAACTCGCCGCCCATGAAACACCAACCGTTGTCATCTATAACGTCACATTTTTCAACTGGTTTTTGGCGAAACATATCTTCAAGATAAAGCTCCCGCATTATTGTATCGTCAACATAATATGCGATAAAGAGGTCTTCCCTGAGGTTATCGGCAAGGACCTCTCCGCCACTGATATTGCCGAGAAGCTTCTTGTTTTTGCCGATGACGAAGGACATAAAAAACGTTGCATCAAAGGTTGTAATGACATGAAAGATCTTATGCGCTACGACGATGCCAGCGCACAGGCAGCCAACGAA encodes the following:
- the ftsY gene encoding signal recognition particle-docking protein FtsY gives rise to the protein MIFSFIKKGYQKVSSALAKTHAVLGHRIRSILSRPIDDDVLEELEEALYDADIGVDTASSLIETIRLTSKKNRGSSCEEILDILRDEVFGILSKHENTGLSEAPAGEPTVIFIVGVNGSGKTTASAKLAHALSDMGKSVMFAAADTFRAAATEQLSLWAERLGIDIVKGKYKSDPAAVVYDAVAAAKARNVDVIIIDTAGRLQAKTHLMHELEKMRRSCEKVLPGAPHETLLILDATIGQNAIDQALVFNDFTPLTGVVLTKLDGTAKGGIVVAVQQKLGIPVKFIGIGESLEDLEPFDAKTFTQALFEE
- a CDS encoding Bax inhibitor-1/YccA family protein, which gives rise to MALHDRDYWSGERTQVSEATVSSFATRVYGWMTMGLLITAAVALWIYNSGTYAALMPFWWVATFGTFGIAMAMGFMVQRLPFPALAVLFTAYSALQGMLFGIILPIYAAAYGGQMIWLAFGTAGTIFGIAMCYGIVTKTDLTGIGKILRIALMGLIAVTFLYIVMSFFVTLTMFDLIICYLGLIIFIGLTAYDAQQIRRMSSQTVGHSELAGKLSLIMALKMYINVIMIFWYILRIFSAGRR
- a CDS encoding tyrosine transporter, with translation MKNFIKKYCCLQKGSVISGSLLIAGTSIGAGMLALPLVTSYGGFFPALAIFAVCWASMVATGLLILEIAMGMKKGSNIISMAGDTLGTTGKVISWTLYLFLFYSLNIAYISGGGSFILDVFAGGAISVFGPLLFVTVFGMIVYFGARVVGRINIMVMTTLVVTYFAFVALGWRYVDTANLTNINWSASLVAMPVVLTSFGFQGVVPTLISYMDHDVKKIRRAIIIGATIPFVIYAIWEWLVLGIVPLEGPEGMRSMMEAGGNVLQPLKNVIGDTNINVIHIIFAFCALLSSFFGVSLGVIDFLADGLTIKKSFKGKILLSALAFVPPLIITMTYPHIFLVALRLGGGLGSALLLGLLPVMITWVRRYRMNDTTSYTFPGGRAALIAIAVVAVMAVAIQIAYFV
- the glmS gene encoding glutamine--fructose-6-phosphate transaminase (isomerizing) is translated as MCGIFGYIGHKDAAKVAIAGLKRLEYRGYDSSGIAGIQDGEIVYCKKAGKIAVMEKAVKKKGYNLNVAIAHTRWATHGKATEKNAHPHLDSNKTLAVVHNGIIENHDTLRTMLEEKGVTFVSETDTEVIAHLISDIYDGDILAAVQKALPLMEGSFAIALVHKNHPEEIVVAARENPLAIGIGDGETFISSDTNSFVAHTKKVVFIKDDEVAVVKAKGIKIYDHAKEPVKKKTETLTMTQGEVSKDGYEHFMLKEIYEQPQTIRNALLSRFIEKDGTVVLEDMTFSEEELLEVERIVILACGTSWHAGIIGGYIIEDKARIPVQVEISSEFRYKNPILYDNTLVIAISQSGETADTIAAMKECRAKGAKILGICNVHGSTIAREADSCLFLRAGTEIGVASTKAFTSQLVVLALFALSMARMRKAISKKEGKEFIHELMKLPVIVENVLANAKDIKKIAKKYAKYDNFFFIGRRYMFPSSLEGALKLKEISYINANAYPAGEMKHGPIALINKKSPIVAFFANKHTYEKMLSNVMEVKARNGRVIAIASKGMGKAAKIADDIIWVPKICDELAPIPSSVAAQLLAYYIAYERGTEIDQPRNLAKSVTVE
- a CDS encoding phosphoglucosamine mutase, which gives rise to MVEKALFGTDGVRGKANEYPMTVEIALSLGRAAGKIFRRHDGIHRVVVGKDTRLSCYMFENALIAGLCSMGVNTLMVGPLPTPGVAFITRAYRADAGIMISASHNPYRDNGIKFFSHDGFKLPNSVEKEITDLVMTNDFSGDCPSTDKIGKNFKVDDADGRYIEYIKATLPRKMLFNGLKIVVDCANGASYKVAPTILRELDANVVVYGDKPNGLNINDGYGSLHPDIIQEGVIAGSCDVGIAFDGDADRVIMSDEKGNVVDGDAILAICASDMMKRGKLSNNTVVGTVMSNYGFIKCMEELGIKVVIAPVGDRYVIKEMKKHGANLGGEQSGHIIFMDYNTTGDGIASALQVLRIMVETGKKLSELASIYTPYPQVLINVAVTKKPPIEEMPDIGDAIASAEKELKDTGRVLVRYSGTEKICRVMVEGEDETMITRIAEELKGVITKLIGK
- the pcnB gene encoding polynucleotide adenylyltransferase PcnB, which translates into the protein MKPTFYKSGEHHIDSSRIDSDALYVLNVLHNAGHTAYLVGGGVRDLLSGIKPKDFDISTSATPQEIKDIFRRKCLLIGRRFRLAHIRFGASKFIEVATFRSGSHLGTDKLIVRDNEWGTEEEDVLRRDFTINGLFYDPHDDTLIDYVGGCEDITKKVLRSIGDPVIRFKQDPVRMIRLLKFQSRFGYAIDAEASEALECCRDEITKSSQARLLEEFYKMLESGSSASFFRLMFDAGFLDILLPAIAKNIRSDASGSLFSYLEAADALVTQSQGPCPDRAILASCIFFPLVNTAISSSSDVSTLSFGDIMEITRDVIGNVSATSFFNFPRRLLHMASFIIHTQYRFTPISDVHFRYSRLLRHEEFHLALVFLKLRTLIDGDIIKAYSLWQRRWDNTDKSHIPVKKTSTQRPRRRRRPR
- the lpxB gene encoding lipid-A-disaccharide synthase — encoded protein: MSTNNDTSRSIFLFAGEPSGDILGSELLKKLLKDNEHLIIEGVGGPKMRTNGMESIVPMEKFLVMGFSAIIKAFPRLRKLFYYLVDTIIAKHYDAVVLIDYPGFNLRLAKALKKKGYEGKIVHYVAPSVWAWKKGRIQHMEKTLDLLITTFPFEAKHFADTSLTVRYAGHPLLEKIAKHRYYENWKDHCSIPDGDDIVAIFPGSRNSEITNNLDIILGAAEIFHKKHPSAVFAVSAANDAIATRIKEHISRYSLFSGRKLFIVPHTYTYELMKESRYAMATSGTVTLELAAHETPTVVIYNVTFFNWFLAKHIFKIKLPHYCIVNIICDKEVFPEVIGKDLSATDIAEKLLVFADDEGHKKRCIKGCNDMKDLMRYDDASAQAANEIEAVLYP